The Chanodichthys erythropterus isolate Z2021 chromosome 12, ASM2448905v1, whole genome shotgun sequence genome contains a region encoding:
- the LOC137031924 gene encoding zinc finger protein 25-like, whose product MLSMKAQMDVICCKSVGTDLSMLDIEDFISEICQLKKEVASLEAKLRERGDKPNREDLEKVSVCVTDGTEAQDSVWRSRDTQDSELSLTLLCYTDSQDHGSADQTSDCNAGEQQMLQTPLKMCSVKLVDCRNLIKSTAEEQQQRHEEEEDEDDEFIPADDNSVSSSDGNEETVSTSKDKLKVKRFSCSTCGKTLSSQRNLVNHERTHTEQKYFTCKICNISFPTLEERRLHRKEHNVKKEFQCEQCGKDFFTTPSNMRVHMKSHTGEKPFHCSECDKNYTTKGNLDAHMRIHTGERPYKCPHCERRFMYASHLKKHVRVHTNERPYQCSECGKTFTQLFALKSHQKIHSGEKQYQCSHCDKRFHQTSHLKQHERTHTGEKPFLCSYCGKSFSDQGQFGAHQRVHTGERPYHCSVCGKSFSKYDTLKKHKRIHTGERPYKCSQCDKAFARLDVLKTHERVHTGEKPYRCSICGERFTYLGSFYTHQKKHAEEQTAPESS is encoded by the exons atgTTGAGCATGAAAGCGCAGATGGATGTGATCTGCTGTAAATCAGTAGGAACTGATCTGTCCATGCTGGATATTGAGGATTTCATCAGTGAAATCTGTCAGCTGAAGAAAGAGGTGGCGTCACTGGAGGCAAAGCTGAGAGAAAGAGGAGACAAACCCAACAGAGAG GATCTGGAGAAGGTTTCAGTGTGTGTGACTGACGGGACAGAAGCTCAGGATTCAGTCTGGAGATCCAGAGACACACAGGACTCAGAGCTCAGCCTCACTTTACTGTGTTATACTGACTCTCAGGATCATGGATCCGCTGATCAAACCTCTGACTGTAACGCTGGAGAACAGCAGATGCTGCAGACGCCGCTGAAGATGTGCTCCGTCAAACTGGTGGACTGCAGGAACCTGATAAAATCCACAGCAGAGGAACAACAACAGAGAcacgaggaggaggaggatgaagaTGATGAGTTTATTCCTGCAG ATGACAACAGTGTTTCATCTTCTGATGGAAATGAAGAAACGGTTTCAACATCAAAAGATAAGCTGAAGGTCAAGAGATTTTCCTGCTCCACCTGTGGGAAAACATTGAGTTCACAGCGTAATTTAGTGAATCATGAGAGAACACACACAGAACAGAAATATTTCACCTGCAAGATATGCAACATCAGCTTTCCTACATTAGAAGAGAGGAGACTTCATAGAAAAGAGCACAACGTGAAGAAGGAGTTTCAATGTGAACAGTGCGGGAAGGATTTCTTCACCACTCCGTCTAATATGAGAGTTCACATGAAGTCACACACTGGTGAAAAGCCTTTCCACTGCAGCGAATGTGACAAGAATTACACCACCAAAGGGAATCTTGATGCTCATATGAGAATCCACACAGGCGAAAGGCCGTACAAGTGCCCTCACTGCGAGAGAAGATTCATGTACGCATCCCATCTGAAGAAACATGTGCGTGTTCACACCAATGAGAGGCCGTACCAGTGCAGCGAATGTGGGAAAACGTTTACACAGTTATTTGCTCTAAAGTCACACCAGAAAATACACTCTGGGGAGAAACAGTAtcagtgttcacactgtgataAACGATTTCATCAGACATCTCATCTGAAACAGCACGAGAGGACTCACACCGGAGAGAAACCGTTCCTGTGCTCCTACTGCGGGAAGAGCTTTTCCGATCAGGGTCAATTCGGTGCCCATcagagagttcacactggagaaagacCGTATCACTGCAGCGtttgtgggaagagtttcagtaAATATGATACCTTAAAAAAGCACAAGAGGATTCATACAGGAGAAAGACCGTACAAGTGTTCTCAGTGTGACAAGGCGTTCGCTCGATTAGACGTCCTGAAGACTCATGAGCgagttcatacaggagagaaaccTTACCGCTGCTCCATCTGCGGCGAGAGATTCACTTATTTAGGAAGTTTTTATACTCACCAGAAGAAACACGCTGAAGAACAAACTGCTCCAGAATCATCATAG